A stretch of DNA from Drosophila teissieri strain GT53w chromosome 4, Prin_Dtei_1.1, whole genome shotgun sequence:
ACATTTCCAAAATGCGACTTACAAGTGCTTCACCCTCCATTAAAGGCGGAGGGTTGACTACCCTTTGCGGCTTAACATAACGACAAGTAATTCGGGTGGGTTCAGCGCAGGCCTTTGGAGGAACGATAATGCGCACACCACTATGCCGATATCCGCGCATGGATCCACCACGTGCATCTACCAAGAACGATACCAGAAACCTAATCAAGGGAATACATTTTATGTGTTTATCCCTAAAACTGCCATGTTTAAGCTTACCCTAAATGAACTTGGGATCGGACAATATCGACGTTATCGGGTTTGTGTCCCATTTCAGATGATTTAATGCATCTAGCGTCATTGGGTAGTATTTCttgaatgaataaaatataagttttcaattatatatcaAAATTATATTGATATGTAAAACAAGAATTAACTCTGTTGATATCTTACACaatattaaagaaatgacATTAAAGAAAGAAGTGACCTCTTTTGATAACTTACATTGACAATTACATTAttataaaccatttttataGAGGAAAGAACTTTACTTAACCGCTCTAGAGAAGCTGCTAAAACTGTTTTGTTCAAATTTTATAACAATTGAATTTCTCTATCCGAGTGCTGCGATCTCGGGATCTATAAAACCGATTAGATTAAACACGCCAATTTTAATGACTTATATTCTTAGAAAATGTGTTCCAAATCGTTgatacgcccactctagcggTCATAAGCctcttataaatattttatttattttttttatcattttattatttagcgatttacaaaaaaaaaaattggctcCACCACCAAAAGCCGGGAAACTGCTACCCAACAGTCTTAAAAATGGCACTAGAACGTTCTATCTAGTTATCTATACCTTCTTCTTTCGACTATAATGTTCCTTATTTCCTTAAGCTATCAttcttgaaattaatttttcaagaattattttcgcaattacttttttactgcATTAAATAGCATTATTTACAAGCAACACTTTTGGCcctcatttaaattaattaataaattcttttatctatatatatatctatatatataaaaattgagaacaagtttggtgaatgattataactccagaacgcatgagccgatttcaacggttttgctttcgttggaaaggtctcaggctccgttaggacaagagcaaaaaaaagtcaaaagaaaagcgggaaaaccgttttttacttgcagcgccatttctaaaacataggatgtcattcttctctgctcatttcgttttatttaattcatgagacaaactttatttggttcataaataaattgtaacagcaggcatttgtttttgaggtggtaagttgaactgtgttaattatgtgtatcgtgcatttgaggttaaactcaccacttccaccttcttcgacttccttaTCCTTAGtcaagaagactaaagcatcaacaatcacgcaggttttcagaagaaggaggaggaggaagacgaagaaggaagaagaaaaaggtaaaGGAAGAAGAGgatgagaagaaaaaaaaggatgaagaagaagaaggaagacgaagaaggagaaggaagaagaaggaggaggattaagaagatggaggaggaagaagaatatgggggaggaagaagaagaagaaggattaggaaaatggaggaggaagaagaaggagatgGATTAGGAAGatggaggaagaaggaggaagaagaagaagaaggagcatgaagaagtcagaagaaggaggaggaagaagaaggaagaggatctacgtcgcaatcaaaaaatgtttggtggtgcactaatattatatttttgtcaggagatttccgacaaacattgcccgtcatgCCACGTGCAtcgttagcggatcaggtcaatgcgtgcttgaagtattatttcctgtggcgatatgtccaaaaattgacattgaacataaacatgcgtgttcaattgcacaatgatcaatgtgcagaacggttttcgaagcaattattagaaatcggaagtggcaaagttccaaatacaaatggtttgatcactttgccaaacaatttttgtacaactctacaatctaaaggcgaattaatagaaagcgtttttccaagtataattcaaaatcacagaaatcacgattggttgacagaacgagcaatattgtcaccaaaaaatgtacatgtcaatgaaatcaattttcacattcaagaaaaattgccaggcgcactgacataatataaattttttgatagcgcaatgaaagaagatgatgcggtgaattatccagttgaatttttaaattccctagaaccgcctggtatgccaccgcattttttgaacttaaaaatcggctcatcaattatttcactacggaatttaaatgcaccaaaattgtgcaatggcacaagattggttgtaaaaaaattgactggaaaagcgaaaggagaaatggtgctcataccgcgtattccgttgataccaacagacatgccgtttgaatttaagcgactgcaattcccagtgcgtctatcatttgccatgtccatcaataaggcacaaggacaaccgcttcaagtatgcgggttgaatttggaagagccgtgtttttctcatgggcagctatacgtagcctgttcaagagttgccattccaaactctttatttgtattcgctccaaatggacaaacgaaaaatatagtttatccaaatgttttggattgaaaataaacattttcaaataaaataaatgaatttcaTATAACAAACTCTAGGAATTTtgcattgaattttaagataagataagattAAGATAATTTTTGGCTCTTTTTTGGCGCTTGCCTTTAATACTACCTTTTTACCATGTTAAATAAGGATAATTTACCTTTCTCAATTAGTACTGGAACATTAGTTAGATCGTGGTCAGTGTTTGTAGTATCGAAGTTTTTGTGATCCTGGTTGTAATTGGCTTTTAAATCATCAGTTGCCATATATTTGTAATGATTATGGTCCAAAAGATCATCACCAGTTTCGTCATCGGAATCGGAAAGTAAAGTTTCGTGCATAACCTCTGGAGCCATTACCTTGAATTTCTCTTCAATTGCACCAATATTTGAATTAATAACGGATGTTGAAGTGACAATTTTAAGGGATTCCATTACAGTTACGTATCCCAGGTTACTTGCAATGTTTAAAGCAGTGTTCCCGTCCTAAATTAAggaattttaatgaattaataatgaaataacgtaataaaatgatacataatatatataacatacatatatatggatatGACATATTATTAAGTACCTCACTAGTTatcttttaattgaatttgggAGAATCATACaataataaacatacataatatTTGATACTAATTGGATGAATAGTGTACAGTAAATAAAGAATTACTATAAAGGTGAGActaaatagattttttttcCACGGCTTTCTCCATGactatttaatttttcaaagtcaTGGTATAGTTTCTATATCCTTTTTATATTCGAATTAACCCAGCGCGCTTTAAGTTCCGTACACATAGTGGTCGCCTTCTTGTGCgatttttcataatatttcATGATATCTATGTCTTAAAATGGTTAGTTACAAAATACATACGGCAGCACAATATCATCGCACGTTTTGGttgcaaaaaacaaagtaaacacCAGAAACGACGAGCAGATCAAagcacttttattattttgctctGGCTCACCTTTGGCTCACTTTAGAGTAAGAGCGGTAGCAACAGCAAACCGAAATACTAAGGGAGTAGCGTAGCTTTTCAAACCCTGGCTGTAACTAGCACCGATACATGCTTGGCCGGCAATcaccataaatatatatattaattactaTTACCTGGAAAAGGCTTGGATATGTTTCTAATAATATAACAAACATAAccaaaatataacaaacatttaatatataacattttgcaacataataattttatatgaCATTCTTAAGAAAGCGGTAAATTAGCAGCttgataataaaatattaagacTTACTTTTGTTAAAGCATTTGGATTCGCTTTATGGCGTAATAGAAGATTAATAATCATAATGTAGCCTTGCTGAGCGGCTTGATGAAGCGGGGTATACCCTATATTGGTAGACATATCGATGTCAGCGTcgttttcaataaaaaacttgACAAGATCGAGGTGGCCATAATGGGCAGCAATATGAAGGGGAGAATAACCATTTTTAGTGCGCTCTGAAATCTTAGCACCGTGCTCCAGCAAAATCTGGCATACATCAACATGGCCCTCCTGTGCAGCCAAATGTAATGGTGTCAAGCCATTTTTTGCGGCGGCGCTGGTAGCTCCATACTCTAGAAGTAGCTGGACCATATCAACGTTTCCAACTTGGGCCGCCAAATGTAACGCAGAGAAGCCACTCTTGCTAATGACATTAACGTCTGCACCGAGTTGTAGCAACTGCGTCGCAATTTCCagataattttttttgcaagcTATGTGAATGGCACTTTGACCATTTCGGGCACATAAATTCGGCGATGCACCGCTTTTTAAAAGGATTTCTACTACTGGCTGATAATTGTAGTGAGTGGCCACGTGTAATGAGGTCACATCATTTTTCCCCTGAAAATCAATAGAAGCCCCATTTTGTAGTAATATTTGTACCACTTTCTGCTTTCCGTATTTGCTAGCTAAATGTAGTGGAGTAAACCCCTTTTTGGTAACAGCATTTAGTTCCGCACCATTTTCCAATAACACTTGGACTATATTCTCTTGCCCTTCTTTTGCAGCAATATGCAACGCCGAATAGTTGTCTTTAGATTGAGCATTAATCTCTGCTCCATGCTGCAgtaataacataattatattaatatttcctAATCGCGCAGCTACATGAAGTGGTGTTTGGCCTTCACGGGCAATAGCATCTACTTTTGCGCTGCGAAGTAAAATTCGAATTATATCCgcctaaaataaataaatatatttataaagaaaatgtaacaaaaaatTAGTTCGCCTAGGGCAATACCTGATTGGAACGAGCGGCCAAGTGAAGTGGTGTTTCTCCGCGTATTGTTGGTATATCCGCACTAGCTTCATGTTGTAGTAAATATATGACAATATTTACACAAcctaaaaaattttaaaacaaatataaataccatttattttaattatagcttttcttgtttatattttaaataaaaaaatttaattgtaagCTAATTTAACTTATTTCTTCCAGTGGAATACGCGTATGCGTATTCGGAACACACGAATGCCAATTGCCACTTTCCTCATCAAGTATACCTAGAAGGAAATGCTTCATTGTATATGGAACCTGATGAAATGCATAATTGTATATGGAACCTGATGAACAACAAATTGTTGCCTAACTATATAAACCTATGcttttaaagcaatttaattagGGTAAGATATCAATATAATAAGGATCCCCTGTAggaaaacttaaattttttttaattatttgtaccTACCCATAAAACTAGCTACATGTAAAGGAGTCAAGCCAGATTCCGTGGTTGCGCCAATGCTAGCTCCGTGTTTAATGAGTAGTTCAACTATCTTTATACGATTTTTCTTGCAGGCAATATGAAGAGGGGTGAATCCGTTAAGTGCACGAGCATTTGAATTTGCCTTGTGATCAAGTAAAAGCTTAGCAACTTTAACATGACCACAGTGAGCAGCGACATGAAGAGCTGTTAAGTAATCCACAGTAACTTCGTCTACTGGAGCCTTGTTATCCAATAATAAACGTGCTGCTTCATCGTGCTCTCCCTGTGCAGCCATGTGAAGCGCAGACAGAccatttttcgtttttgtcaGTATCGGGGCGTTTCGATCCAACAAATGCCTAATAACCTCTACATGACCAGAGCGAGCCGCACAGTGAAGTGGTGTTAGACCATCACGAGTCGCCGCATCTACTTTTGCTCCTCGAGCAAGTAGTAAAGTACAAACTGGTAACTTTCCCCATTTACATGCCACATGTAAGGGAGAGATGTTATGTTTGGCCACATAGTTAACATCTGCTTCGTTGTTCAAAAGAAAAGTGGCAATGTCCACGTTTCCATAATGAGCTGCTATGTGCAATGGGGTGAATCCTGATTTGGAAACGATGTCAGCATTGGGATCGTGTTGAAGTAACAACTTAGCTGCATTaacatcatttttttttgcagcaaTATGAAGAGCTGGTAAGCGAACTTTACCACGTACATCATTTTCAAGCAAGACAGCTACAATTTTGTCGTGTCCCTGCTGCATTGCTACCGCAAGTGGGGTGAAACCATCTTCTGTAGATAATGACGGATTTGCTCCATTTGCCAATAGGATCCGACAACAACTATCGTGGTTTTCTTGTGCTGCCATATAAAGCGGAGTAAAACCATTAAGAGACTGCACGTTCACACTCGCATTATATAATATTAGCTGACTGATGACCTCTTGCTGCCCCGCCAAAGACGCAATGTGCAAGGCTGTGTTACCCTTTTTTGTGGCATTATCGATCTTTATGCCCCTTTTTAGCAACTCGCAGCATATATCCACATATCCGTCCTTTGCAGCTAGGTGAAGTGCATTAAGACcgttctaaaataaaaataaaatgcaatagtAATTAATGAGTGTATTAACTTAATGTGTTATGTgcacagaaaaataaaataaacttggATTTGTTGCATATTATGTGTTACGCCGCAAAAATCTGTAGCTCTGGCACAAAGGATGCCGaaaggaaaattaattttcatgtCGGGTGACGAGAATAAAAGTAACTCTTTTTTAAATCCCATTTAGGTATACaccaatatgtttttgttatttttgatTACATACTTACTGCATTGCAATTGTTTATATCCGATATTTCACCACTGTCCAAAAAATGAACCACCTTTTTAATGTCTCCGCTGCGAGCAGCACGTAAGAACGAAATGGTCGCTTCATTCTGCAAATATAATTCGGAgttaataaaagcaaaaaaatactaaaatgaTTCCCATTTTTCAAACACCAAATCACACTAGACTAAAAGCATAGAGGGACACCGCTATAGTTGAGTTCCCCAAAACTCGTTTCTCAGCCCAGGGGAGTGcgaaatagaaatataaactTACTTATAAAGTTACAAGTTCaactgatcaataatatatgtatatactttatataggGGCGTAAACTTTCGTTAcctgtttaattattttcaacaaatctagtatgCTTCCTTACTcctaaatatttgtatacttATTACTCGCCTAGTAAAgggatatactagattccttgaaagttttgtaacaggcagaaggaagcgttccTGACaatataaagtgtatatattcttgatcaggattactagtcatgtccgtctgtccgtatgaccTCGAATccagaaactataaaagctaggaAAAATAAGATTTAGCAAGTAGATTCCAGACATAGACGCACGCCCACTTAAACACCAACGAACCGCCTAAAACGGTCACGGTCACAcctttaaaaaatgatttgatattctttaattttgtattaaacttgtaaatttctatcaacataaaaaaaaaatttgaatttgttgttgaatttgaaatgcaaCCTGACTTagaaataactttatttttcttacTAATATTTTGATTGGGGTCTAATACTTTGTTGCATAGCCTTTGTTGCTTATCAGTGTCTTACATCTGCGCGGCATGGAGTACAACAAGTCCTGGCAACGTTTGGGGGGAATCTGAGCCCATGCATTCTGCGCAACTTGCCGAAGCTGAGCTTTATAAGTCGGGAAGTTCTTCCACACATAATGTTTAATGTCACCCCACAGGTTTTCGATAGGCTTAAAATCGGGAGATTGTGCTGGACAAGGCATTTACGTCTAGTTTATTTTGGGAGAAACAATTCTTAACTGCTTGGCTCGTGTGTTTAGGATCATTATCCTGTTGGAAAGTTCATTTTAAGGACATATTCAATTCATTATAAGACAGCAAAACATTCGtaagtatatttaaatatacgtACGTTTTGGTTCATAGAACCATCAATCATATGTTGGGGACTCATACCATTGTAGGAAAAACTAGCCCATACCAGGATATTAGATCCACCATGCTTAACAGTCATCAGTAATTGATTTGGGTGGTACTCCGTTTTTAGGCCGACTAACACTGTCAGGAACCTGTTCCACCGAATAGCATTATTTTCGAATCATCAGTCCAGAGGATATTACGCCATTTGGAGAATGGCAcgtttaattgggttttggcGAAGTCCACTCTTGCCATAATATGCCTTTGACTAAGTGGGGGCACCtgacatttaaattttcattcagTAGACATCGTCAAATAGTAACATCGCTGATTTCCAACTCAAAGgataaacagaaaaaaagtaaAGACTGAAACGAACTTTGCGTCAATCCTCTGTATCTGTGGTGTCTTTCTGGGAGCAGTGCTGTTTATTTCcattgaaatataattttttttttaatttattgcccgTTCAAATATACTAATCAACTTCAACAAAATCACTTTTTCTAAAATGTTGACCATTCCGGGACTTTTCGTTGCACAAAACCtactgatattttaattaacagcGTAAAAAATGTGAATATGCTCAAAAATGTAAAGATAATAAGGTTAACCTGAAAAACTAACGggactttctttttttctatCTATACAATccattttacaaaaatatgtatgtgaaAAAAGTCGCTCACGAAAAAGGATATGGAAAAATAcctttatatatttcatgCACTGCTATTTCAATGTACACAGCTGTACGTCCCTTGACTTTGCATGCTTAATGCTTAATAGTTCCAATTCAAGTAGTAATACtgatccttttttttctgctatAACGTGTATAACTATTTCTTCGATTTGGGACTCActcacatatgtacatgtgcaattatatatacacatgaatacatacatatatgcctATAAAAGCACCTGTTGAGttttatacccattactcgtagaTTAAATGGGGTATACTAAAGCGttcaaaagtatgtaacaggtggAAGTAACGGGTTTCGACTATAAAAagaacatatatatttttgatcgcCACTAATAcccgagttgatctggccatgtccgtctgtccgatttgccaacaaaccTTTTGACATCACCCTTTCTAAGGCCCAGaaacttttaaaaacattattatcattttattatttttgtcttTCCCAAGTTCTACCGATAGTCCTGAAAATTACGGGTATTAGAAAGTCCTGGAACTCGGCTCTCttgtttttcgtatttttgattatttgtattcataacatttttccttatttcatttatgtagatacatatatatacattttatacaaactatatatgtatacaaactttatattgtttataattaaatttaattaaaacgtgaaaaaatattaatatgcaCTTTTTATGCCATCATAAAtcatatatgttatatattgctgtatatacatacatactgtatatacatacatactgtatatacatacatactgtatatacatacgtactgtatatacatacatatacatacatgcagATGTAGGCATCTGCCAATCATTTTGAAAAACGAgcactaattaattaataaactggAAACGCccatatacgtatgtacatacatttatatacatacgtatgacGTAGCTTTTACatcattaatatatttttaacaatatataataatagCAAACTGCATATAGATTACCTGTTTTACATTTccattaatatttaaagccATTCCATTAATAGCACAGATTTCACttcttgtttgcatttttttctcAACTCGTATATCACCAAGCGTCATAATTTATAACCAATGCCTGaatattataaaacaaaacatatttatcACAGAAATAGAAAAGTTTACATCCTATACAGGTACCATCACACACTTTAAACAAtataattgcatatttatatttttattataacacgtattttattttcacttcATCAATGTATTTTAATCACCTGTATTTTAAAAGGTAGTATAATAGGAATCCAGAAATGGTGTTAGCTTAgttaatagaaataaatattaataagagGTTGagcaattattattaagtGGTATATACAATAGTGTATGCATTTACATAAATTGCCCAAACGACGTATTACCAAAAATAGTTCGataaatatatactatttTATATCGTGTTTCTACCATATCCAAATTCCTTTTACGCAATTAGTGCTGTCCGTCTGGTTACTTTTGCGGTAAAGTCTCagcttattaaaataattttaaaaatcgaTTAGTCAGACATAAGTATTTCTTGTTCTTATTCTTATTAAAGGTGTCTAATGAACATTGGTGTCTAATGAACATTATTGGTGTCTAATGAACATTGgtggttttctggttttttcGCAACTTCATCTTCCACAAAACATAATGGCCAAACTAGCTTAATGCtaagtggcaaacaaaaacattacAGTACATTTAAATCTCTTTGTCATAAGGCTTGGACGTTGTCATGACAGAACATGCTGGTTAAGATGCAGCTGGACTATTGAAGCTGGCCTTGGGTCAGTTGTGGCTTTATTTCATCTTTCACTTATGTTTTCttataacaataaacaataagtatatataattaaactACTGATTTGAGTATATATTTTGCTGATTAGTATTCCCTCTCTTATTAAATTCTCAAATTGTACAgaacaaacatttttagttgcattaattgaaaaattttcgaaaagacaaaaaactaaaaataatgaaagatatattttttatttacatgaAATGTTATAACAATGgtgaacattttatttattattttattattattttattttatttatttttttatttatttgtaccTTAATAATTTAGACCTCCAATGTGGGCAATAAAAGTTACCATAGTCCCAAAATGTTCGCTCCGTTATTGACGCTAGCTTGACACACATAAAAAACCGTCAGTGTATATAAGctgtttgaatatttttttgccaaatgTGGATGATATTAGGTGCATTTGAAAATTGCTTTAGAACCCATCGATAAAAGGATAGGTAGTTTTATGGTGAAAACAACATAAGAATTCTAATTTTAGTGAACACATCAATCTTGCTGCAATTTCGTTTGATTAAAGTACGTACATGTGAAGTTGGTTTGAGTTTACGATGCCTTAGGAGACTtttagtatacatatattccagACATTATTTTGGCTTTAAAATAatgtacataaaaataaaaattctagAATTTAGATACaatgtacaaatatataaatatatatatatattgtccccacatatgtatgtatctaaTACATATATCGACTGATATATATGTTATGTCACGaaagttaaaagttttaataaatttttgatGAAATTTTCACTAAAtaagtaatttaaatgaaataattattttctctAGCTAAGTGAAATAATGTATAGTACAATCGTTTTAGTTACCATCTAAAGATGGCTTTACAttccatacatacatagatgtttatgtttttgtgcGAGAAATTTTCTACCAGAAATGCGTCTGTATGTTAGCAGAACGATGAGAGCACCGGTACTGTCAATGGTAATGAAGTATACTCTTATGTCCATGAAGTTGCGTCCTGTAACTACGGGTATTAACTCAACAAACCTCCTAGTGATTGATAATTGTAGCACTGTAGATGAAAAAACTTAAGTTCCAGAGCTTTTTGTACTATTTTAAAGGTGGGGTCATCGTGACCAGCGGATTCGATCTAGCCATTCCCGTATGTTTTTATGAACGTCGAGACCTACGTATATAAATGGAGTTTggccatacatacatatgtacatattttgcATATTGTACTGCTAACTGGATATTTTATTAGaatctgttttttgtttattgtaaaTGTTAATATATGTGAAATATTACGTTTAATTGATTCAATTTCCTTGAAATAAGAGGATTCTTCATTTTGGTTTACGTATACCTTCCATTTTACGAATTTTAAGTgtttaatacaattaaatagtttttgctTTAAGCTGGAGCCATATAATGATGTTAGGATAGGAGGCAAAGAGGCGTGCAGGCCTGAAATACATTATACTTGCCAATACGTTATtatgtaattatttgttattactTAGGAATTATTTAACGTTTTTCATTAGTTgaagtattttaaaaaaaaggaaatttaaacGAGACAAAGATATGTTGAAGCTTCAAAAATGGTTCTCGAGTTGACAATGACTTTAATAAAAAGGGTTAAACCCGTTTCTCGTAGAGTAAATAGGCATACTAGAAAACTATGTAACAGAGACCTTACTATTCCCCTGTCAAGTGTACATCTATATTCTTGATATAGATACTCGGGAATACAAGACCAGTCAATCTGATCATGTCCCTCCGAGTGTCTATATAAACTTCGAGATCTCGGGATCtataaaagcgaaaaagttAGGCTTAAGTATACAGATTCTGGTGACACAAACGTGCAAGactcttttaaaaaatatataaaataaactaaatgtTTTACGTATGCTTACATGGATAAACCTAATAGTCTAGTTATCCTaatcaataatatttatacccgttactcgtagagtaaaagggtatactagattcgttgaaaagtatgtaacaggcagaaggaagcgtttccgaccatataaagtatatatattcttgatcaggatcaatagccgagtcgatctggccatgtccgtctgtccgtccgtctgtctgtccgtatgaacgtcgagatctcaggaactacaaaaggtagaaagttgagattaagcatactgactcctgagacatagacgcagcgcaagtttgtcgattcatgttgccacgcccactctaacgcccacaaaccgcgcaaaactgccacgcccacacttttgaaaaaagttatcatattttttcatttttgtattagtcttataaatttctaacgatttgccaaacagctttttgccacgcccactctaacgcccacaaaccgcccaaagctgctacgcccacacttttgaaaaatgttttgatattttttcatttttgtattagtcttctaaatttctatcgatttgccaaaaaactttttgccacgcccactctagcgcccataaaccgccaaaaactgtcagtgctgaagactccttcgcactttcactagctgagtaacgggtatcagatagtcggggaactcgactatagcgttctctcttgtttttttataggGTATGGGAAGTACATATGCATTTATGGCTACAAGAAACGGGAATAAGAAATAATATGAACAATGGGCTACCACTTTGTTGCAAAAGCCATTCTAAAACTtactcaaataaatttttctttGGAACTTTGTTCTTTTTGAAGTCTTTGATGCGGAGACTAACTACAATGTATTGAACTAAAAACTTAACTAACAGTTGTTAGTTTAACGTGTCTAACGTTAAAATCATGTACAACGGCAAGGGATATTAGGCAGGAGTACTatcaatttttgtacaatatATTTTGATACGACGTCAGCCTTGATCGAATTTGTCTGGTCTGCTAATAAGCATGAAACACTTGAGAGTGGTCCGATGTGATTTTGCAGATATATATTTCGAGAGATAACACTTacaaaaattcatttcattttaatcgATAGGTATATAGCCTCAGAATATCGTGTCAAAGTTTTAAAATCTATTTCTCGAAATTGTGGAAGAGATGCCTTCCG
This window harbors:
- the LOC122622896 gene encoding ankyrin-3 — translated: MTLGDIRVEKKMQTRSEICAINGMALNINGNVKQNEATISFLRAARSGDIKKVVHFLDSGEISDINNCNANGLNALHLAAKDGYVDICCELLKRGIKIDNATKKGNTALHIASLAGQQEVISQLILYNASVNVQSLNGFTPLYMAAQENHDSCCRILLANGANPSLSTEDGFTPLAVAMQQGHDKIVAVLLENDVRGKVRLPALHIAAKKNDVNAAKLLLQHDPNADIVSKSGFTPLHIAAHYGNVDIATFLLNNEADVNYVAKHNISPLHVACKWGKLPVCTLLLARGAKVDAATRDGLTPLHCAARSGHVEVIRHLLDRNAPILTKTKNGLSALHMAAQGEHDEAARLLLDNKAPVDEVTVDYLTALHVAAHCGHVKVAKLLLDHKANSNARALNGFTPLHIACKKNRIKIVELLIKHGASIGATTESGLTPLHVASFMGCVNIVIYLLQHEASADIPTIRGETPLHLAARSNQADIIRILLRSAKVDAIAREGQTPLHVAARLGNINIIMLLLQHGAEINAQSKDNYSALHIAAKEGQENIVQVLLENGAELNAVTKKGFTPLHLASKYGKQKVVQILLQNGASIDFQGKNDVTSLHVATHYNYQPVVEILLKSGASPNLCARNGQSAIHIACKKNYLEIATQLLQLGADVNVISKSGFSALHLAAQVGNVDMVQLLLEYGATSAAAKNGLTPLHLAAQEGHVDVCQILLEHGAKISERTKNGYSPLHIAAHYGHLDLVKFFIENDADIDMSTNIGYTPLHQAAQQGYIMIINLLLRHKANPNALTKDGNTALNIASNLGYVTVMESLKIVTSTSVINSNIGAIEEKFKVMAPEVMHETLLSDSDDETGDDLLDHNHYKYMATDDLKANYNQDHKNFDTTNTDHDLTNVPVLIEKEILPNDARCIKSSEMGHKPDNVDIVRSQVHLGFLVSFLVDARGGSMRGYRHSGVRIIVPPKACAEPTRITCRYVKPQRVVNPPPLMEGEALVSRILEMSPVDGVFLSPITLEVPHYGTIRKNEREIIILRSDNGESWREHNLYKNIIGEDLHQTEEFHSDRIVRIVTQNVPHFFAVVSRIRQEVHVIGPDGGTVFSTAVPQVKAIFPPNALTKKIRVGLQAQPVDLAECSKLLGQGVAVSPVVTVEPRRRKFHKAITLSIPAPKACSNSMVNACYGNGISSSPTLRLLCSITGGQTRATWEDVTGSTPLSFVKDSITFTTTVSARFWLMDCRNIVDAGRMATELYSHLAKVPFLVKFVIFAKRTSNTEAKFSVFCMTDDKEDKTLEQQEYFTEVAKSRDIEVLQDQTIYLEFAGNIVPILKTGDQLYTKFQAFCENRLSFSAHIKDQEFPQGRICFMTDPMVGPDEMPLKSLCSLNVSVDFKTISKHIKRDKLYSLHDCINVHGKLNPNEDIRFGVKEQNIKEIDIAKSGIMSSDIDLIHGADVTLGDICSQLGSDWPLLANVLGVSESNIELVKTNSSLNDSVKQSMVMLQLWLEHGGIFTGNVLADGLYKIGRADIVEKSINNAQFGTEKSEQRLPTARTEKKKADYEQQFKQPTGP